The following coding sequences lie in one Manis javanica isolate MJ-LG chromosome X, MJ_LKY, whole genome shotgun sequence genomic window:
- the RBM10 gene encoding RNA-binding protein 10 isoform X2, giving the protein MSGSPPLTARAEKVSVDAGRGGGESLQDTSPRLADHGGSSGSGWEVKRSQRLRRGPSSPRRPYQDMEYERRGGRGDRTGRYGATDRTQDDGGENRSRDHDYRDMDYRSYPREYGSQEGKHDYDDSSEEQSAEDSYEASPGSETQRRRRRRHRHSPTGPPGFPRDGDYRDQDYRTEQGEEEEEEEEEEEEEKASNIVMLRMLPQAATEDDIRGQLQSHGIQAREVRLMRNKSSGQSRGFAFVEFSHLQDATRWMETNQHSLNILGQKVSMHYSDPKPKINEDWLCNKCGVQNFKRREKCFKCGVPKSEAEQKLPLGARLDQTLPLGGRELSQGLLPLPQPYQAQGVLASQALSQGSEPSSENANDTIILRNLNPHSTMDSILGALAPYAVLSSSNVRVIKDKQTQLNRGFAFIQLSTIEAAQLLQILQALHPPLTIDGKTINVEFAKGSKRDMASNEGSRINAASVASTAIAAAQWAISQASQGGEGAWATPEEPAVDYSYYQQDEGYSGSQGTEPSLYAHGYLKGTKGPGITGTKGDPAGAGPEASLEPGTDSVSLQAFSRTQPGTAPGIYQQSAEVGGSQGATANSQSYTIMSPAVLKSELQSPTHPSSALPPATSPTAQDSYNQYPVPDVSTYQYDETSGYYYDPQTGLYYDPNSQYYYNAQSQQYLYWDGERRTYVPALEQSGDGHKETGAPSKEGKEKKEKHKTKTAQQIAKDMERWARSLNKQKENFKNSFQPISSLRDDERRESATADAGYAILEKKGALAERQHTSMDLPKLASDDRPSPPRGLVAAYSGESDSEEEQERGGPEREEKLTDWQKLACLLCRRQFPSKEALIRHQQLSGLHKQNLEIHRRAHLSENELEALEKNDMEQMKYRDRAAERREKYGIPEPPEPKRRKYGGMSAASVDFEQPTRDGLGSDNIGSRMLQAMGWKEGSGLGRKKQGIVTPIEAQTRVRGSGLGARGSSYGVTSTESYKETLHKTMVTRFNEAQ; this is encoded by the exons AGTCCCTGCAGGACACATCACCCAGGCTGGCAGATCATGGTGGCAGCAGCGGGAGTGGCTGGGAAGTGAAACGAAGCCAACGGCTGAGGAGGGGCCCCAGCAGCCCTCGCAGGCCCTATCAGGATATGGAGTATGAAAGACG AGGTGGTCGTGGAGACAGGACCGGCCGCTATGGAGCCACCGACCGTACACAAGACGATGGTGGGGAGAACCGCAGCAGGGACCATGACTACCGAGACATGGACTATCGCTCATATCCCCGCGAGTATGGTAGCCAGGAGGGCAAGCACGACTACGATGACTCATCTGAGGAACAGAGTGCAGAG GACTCCTACGAGGCTTCCCCGGGCTCTGAGACTCAGCgtaggcggcggcggcggcacaGGCACAGCCCCACCGGCCCGCCAGGCTTTCCCCGAGACGGCGACTATCGGGACCAGGACTATCGGACCGagcaaggggaggaggaggaggaggaggaggaggaggaggaggaggagaaggccaGTAACATCGTCATGCTGAGGATGCTGCCACAGGCAGCCACTGAGGATGAT ATCCGTGGCCAGCTGCAGTCCCATGGCATCCAAGCAAGGGAGGTCCGGCTGATGCGGAACAAATCATCAG GTCAGAGCCGGGGCTTCGCCTTCGTCGAGTTTAGTCACTTGCAGGACGCTACACGATGGATGGAAACCAATCAG CACTCCCTCAACATCCTGGGCCAGAAGGTATCCATGCACTACAGCGACCCCAAGCCCAAGATCAATGAGGACTGGCTGTGTAATAAG TGTGGTGTCCAGAACTTCAAACGCCGTGAGAAGTGCTTCAAATGTGGTGTGCCCAAGTCAG AGGCGGAGCAGAAGCTGCCCCTGGGCGCAAGGCTGGATCAGACGCTGCCCTTGGGTGGGCGGGAGCTAAGCCAGGGCCTGCTCCCTCTGCCACAGCCCTACCAGGCCCAGGGAGTGCTGGCCTCCCAAGCCCTGTCACAGGGCTCAGAGCCAAGCTCGGAGAATGCCAACGACA CCATCATTTTGCGTAACCTGAACCCACACAGCACCATGGACTCCATCCTGGGGGCCCTGGCACCCTATGCGGTGTTGTCCTCTTCCAATGTACGTGTCATCAAGGACAAGCAGACCCAGCTGAACCGTGGCTTCGCCTTCATCCAGCTCTCCACCATC GAGGCAGCACAACTGCTGCAGATCCTGCAGGCCCTGCACCCACCGCTCACCATCGATGGCAAGACCATCAACGTTGAGTTTGCCAAGGGTTCTAAGAG GGACATGGCCTCCAATGAAGGCAGTCGCATCAATGCTGCCTCTGTGGCCAGCACTGCCATTGCTGCGGCCCAGTGGGCCATCTCACAG gcctcccagggtggggagggtgccTGGGCCACCCCCGAGGAGCCAGCGGTCGACTACAGCTACTACCAACAGGATGAGGGCTATAGCGGCAGCCAGGGCACAGAGCCCTCCCTCTATGCTCATGGCTACCTCAAGGGCACCAAGGGCCCCGGCATCACTGGAACCAAAGGGGACCCAGCTGGAGCAG GTCCTGAGGCCTCCCTGGAACCTGGCACAGATTCTGTGTCGCTGCAGGCTTTCTCCCGCACCCAGCCTGGTACAGCCCCTGGCATCTACCAGCAGTCAGCCGAGGTGGGCGGCAGCCAGGGTGCTACTGCCAACAGCCAG TCATATACCATCATGTCCCCCGCTGTCCTCAAATCTGAGCTCCAGAGCCCCacccatcccagctctgccctgccaCCGGCCACCAGCCCTACTGCCCAGGATTCCTATAACCAGTACC CTGTTCCTGACGTTTCTACCTACCAGTATGATGAGACATCTGGCTACTACTATGACCCCCAGACTGGCCTCTACTATGACCCCAACTCCCAG TATTATTACAACGCTCAGAGCCAACAGTACCTGTACTGGGATGGGGAAAGGCGGACCTATGTCCCTGCCCTAGAGCAGTCGGGCGATGGGCATAAAGAGACGGGGGCACCCTCAAAGgagggcaaagagaaaaaggagaagcacAAGACCAAGACAGCCCAACAG ATTGCCAAGGACATGGAACGCTGGGCCCGCagcctcaacaagcaaaaagaaaacttcaaaaacagTTTCCAGCCCATCAGCTCCCTTAGAGATGATGAAAGGCGGGAGTCAGCCACCGCAGATGCTGGCTATGCCATCCTTGAGAAGAAG ggagCACTAGCTGAGAGACAGCACACCAGCATGGACCTCCCGAAACTGGCAAGCGATGACCGCCCA AGCCCACCGCGGGGACTGGTGGCAGcctacagtggggagagtgacaGTGAGGAGGAGCAGGAGCGGGGCGGGCCTGAGCGGGAGGAGAAGCTCACTGACTGGCAGAAGCTGGCCTGTCTGCTCTGCCGGCGCCAGTTCCCCAGCAAGGAGGCCCTAATCCGCCACCAACAGCTCTCTGGGCTCCACAAG CAAAACCTTGAGATTCACCGGAGAGCCCACCTGTCAGAAAATGAGCTGgaagcacttgagaagaatgacaTGGAG CAAATGAAGTACCGGGACCGTGCAGCTGAACGTAGAGAGAAGTATGGGATCCCTGAGCCACCAGAGCCCAAGAGGAGGAAGTACGGTGGCATGTCTGCAGCCTCCGT GGACTTTGAGCAGCCCACAAGGGATGGGCTTGGCAGTGACAACATTGGCAGTCGTATGCTCCAGGCAATGGGCTGGAAAGAGGGTAGTGGCCTGGGCCGCAAGAAGCAGGGCATTGTGACACCCATTGAG GCCCAGACACGAGTGCGGGGCTCTGGCTTGGGTGCCCGAGGCAGCTCCTACGGGGTCACCTCAACCGAGTCCTACAAGGAGACACTGCATAAGACAATGGTGACCCGCTTCAATGAGGCCCAGTGA
- the RBM10 gene encoding RNA-binding protein 10 isoform X4 — MEYERRGGRGDRTGRYGATDRTQDDGGENRSRDHDYRDMDYRSYPREYGSQEGKHDYDDSSEEQSAEDSYEASPGSETQRRRRRRHRHSPTGPPGFPRDGDYRDQDYRTEQGEEEEEEEEEEEEEKASNIVMLRMLPQAATEDDIRGQLQSHGIQAREVRLMRNKSSGQSRGFAFVEFSHLQDATRWMETNQHSLNILGQKVSMHYSDPKPKINEDWLCNKCGVQNFKRREKCFKCGVPKSEAEQKLPLGARLDQTLPLGGRELSQGLLPLPQPYQAQGVLASQALSQGSEPSSENANDTIILRNLNPHSTMDSILGALAPYAVLSSSNVRVIKDKQTQLNRGFAFIQLSTIVEAAQLLQILQALHPPLTIDGKTINVEFAKGSKRDMASNEGSRINAASVASTAIAAAQWAISQASQGGEGAWATPEEPAVDYSYYQQDEGYSGSQGTEPSLYAHGYLKGTKGPGITGTKGDPAGAGPEASLEPGTDSVSLQAFSRTQPGTAPGIYQQSAEVGGSQGATANSQSYTIMSPAVLKSELQSPTHPSSALPPATSPTAQDSYNQYPVPDVSTYQYDETSGYYYDPQTGLYYDPNSQYYYNAQSQQYLYWDGERRTYVPALEQSGDGHKETGAPSKEGKEKKEKHKTKTAQQIAKDMERWARSLNKQKENFKNSFQPISSLRDDERRESATADAGYAILEKKGALAERQHTSMDLPKLASDDRPSPPRGLVAAYSGESDSEEEQERGGPEREEKLTDWQKLACLLCRRQFPSKEALIRHQQLSGLHKQNLEIHRRAHLSENELEALEKNDMEQMKYRDRAAERREKYGIPEPPEPKRRKYGGMSAASVDFEQPTRDGLGSDNIGSRMLQAMGWKEGSGLGRKKQGIVTPIEAQTRVRGSGLGARGSSYGVTSTESYKETLHKTMVTRFNEAQ; from the exons ATGGAGTATGAAAGACG AGGTGGTCGTGGAGACAGGACCGGCCGCTATGGAGCCACCGACCGTACACAAGACGATGGTGGGGAGAACCGCAGCAGGGACCATGACTACCGAGACATGGACTATCGCTCATATCCCCGCGAGTATGGTAGCCAGGAGGGCAAGCACGACTACGATGACTCATCTGAGGAACAGAGTGCAGAG GACTCCTACGAGGCTTCCCCGGGCTCTGAGACTCAGCgtaggcggcggcggcggcacaGGCACAGCCCCACCGGCCCGCCAGGCTTTCCCCGAGACGGCGACTATCGGGACCAGGACTATCGGACCGagcaaggggaggaggaggaggaggaggaggaggaggaggaggaggagaaggccaGTAACATCGTCATGCTGAGGATGCTGCCACAGGCAGCCACTGAGGATGAT ATCCGTGGCCAGCTGCAGTCCCATGGCATCCAAGCAAGGGAGGTCCGGCTGATGCGGAACAAATCATCAG GTCAGAGCCGGGGCTTCGCCTTCGTCGAGTTTAGTCACTTGCAGGACGCTACACGATGGATGGAAACCAATCAG CACTCCCTCAACATCCTGGGCCAGAAGGTATCCATGCACTACAGCGACCCCAAGCCCAAGATCAATGAGGACTGGCTGTGTAATAAG TGTGGTGTCCAGAACTTCAAACGCCGTGAGAAGTGCTTCAAATGTGGTGTGCCCAAGTCAG AGGCGGAGCAGAAGCTGCCCCTGGGCGCAAGGCTGGATCAGACGCTGCCCTTGGGTGGGCGGGAGCTAAGCCAGGGCCTGCTCCCTCTGCCACAGCCCTACCAGGCCCAGGGAGTGCTGGCCTCCCAAGCCCTGTCACAGGGCTCAGAGCCAAGCTCGGAGAATGCCAACGACA CCATCATTTTGCGTAACCTGAACCCACACAGCACCATGGACTCCATCCTGGGGGCCCTGGCACCCTATGCGGTGTTGTCCTCTTCCAATGTACGTGTCATCAAGGACAAGCAGACCCAGCTGAACCGTGGCTTCGCCTTCATCCAGCTCTCCACCATCGTG GAGGCAGCACAACTGCTGCAGATCCTGCAGGCCCTGCACCCACCGCTCACCATCGATGGCAAGACCATCAACGTTGAGTTTGCCAAGGGTTCTAAGAG GGACATGGCCTCCAATGAAGGCAGTCGCATCAATGCTGCCTCTGTGGCCAGCACTGCCATTGCTGCGGCCCAGTGGGCCATCTCACAG gcctcccagggtggggagggtgccTGGGCCACCCCCGAGGAGCCAGCGGTCGACTACAGCTACTACCAACAGGATGAGGGCTATAGCGGCAGCCAGGGCACAGAGCCCTCCCTCTATGCTCATGGCTACCTCAAGGGCACCAAGGGCCCCGGCATCACTGGAACCAAAGGGGACCCAGCTGGAGCAG GTCCTGAGGCCTCCCTGGAACCTGGCACAGATTCTGTGTCGCTGCAGGCTTTCTCCCGCACCCAGCCTGGTACAGCCCCTGGCATCTACCAGCAGTCAGCCGAGGTGGGCGGCAGCCAGGGTGCTACTGCCAACAGCCAG TCATATACCATCATGTCCCCCGCTGTCCTCAAATCTGAGCTCCAGAGCCCCacccatcccagctctgccctgccaCCGGCCACCAGCCCTACTGCCCAGGATTCCTATAACCAGTACC CTGTTCCTGACGTTTCTACCTACCAGTATGATGAGACATCTGGCTACTACTATGACCCCCAGACTGGCCTCTACTATGACCCCAACTCCCAG TATTATTACAACGCTCAGAGCCAACAGTACCTGTACTGGGATGGGGAAAGGCGGACCTATGTCCCTGCCCTAGAGCAGTCGGGCGATGGGCATAAAGAGACGGGGGCACCCTCAAAGgagggcaaagagaaaaaggagaagcacAAGACCAAGACAGCCCAACAG ATTGCCAAGGACATGGAACGCTGGGCCCGCagcctcaacaagcaaaaagaaaacttcaaaaacagTTTCCAGCCCATCAGCTCCCTTAGAGATGATGAAAGGCGGGAGTCAGCCACCGCAGATGCTGGCTATGCCATCCTTGAGAAGAAG ggagCACTAGCTGAGAGACAGCACACCAGCATGGACCTCCCGAAACTGGCAAGCGATGACCGCCCA AGCCCACCGCGGGGACTGGTGGCAGcctacagtggggagagtgacaGTGAGGAGGAGCAGGAGCGGGGCGGGCCTGAGCGGGAGGAGAAGCTCACTGACTGGCAGAAGCTGGCCTGTCTGCTCTGCCGGCGCCAGTTCCCCAGCAAGGAGGCCCTAATCCGCCACCAACAGCTCTCTGGGCTCCACAAG CAAAACCTTGAGATTCACCGGAGAGCCCACCTGTCAGAAAATGAGCTGgaagcacttgagaagaatgacaTGGAG CAAATGAAGTACCGGGACCGTGCAGCTGAACGTAGAGAGAAGTATGGGATCCCTGAGCCACCAGAGCCCAAGAGGAGGAAGTACGGTGGCATGTCTGCAGCCTCCGT GGACTTTGAGCAGCCCACAAGGGATGGGCTTGGCAGTGACAACATTGGCAGTCGTATGCTCCAGGCAATGGGCTGGAAAGAGGGTAGTGGCCTGGGCCGCAAGAAGCAGGGCATTGTGACACCCATTGAG GCCCAGACACGAGTGCGGGGCTCTGGCTTGGGTGCCCGAGGCAGCTCCTACGGGGTCACCTCAACCGAGTCCTACAAGGAGACACTGCATAAGACAATGGTGACCCGCTTCAATGAGGCCCAGTGA
- the RBM10 gene encoding RNA-binding protein 10 isoform X6, whose product MSGSPPLTARAEKVSVDAGRGGGESLQDTSPRLADHGGSSGSGWEVKRSQRLRRGPSSPRRPYQDMEYERRGGRGDRTGRYGATDRTQDDGGENRSRDHDYRDMDYRSYPREYGSQEGKHDYDDSSEEQSAEIRGQLQSHGIQAREVRLMRNKSSGQSRGFAFVEFSHLQDATRWMETNQHSLNILGQKVSMHYSDPKPKINEDWLCNKCGVQNFKRREKCFKCGVPKSEAEQKLPLGARLDQTLPLGGRELSQGLLPLPQPYQAQGVLASQALSQGSEPSSENANDTIILRNLNPHSTMDSILGALAPYAVLSSSNVRVIKDKQTQLNRGFAFIQLSTIEAAQLLQILQALHPPLTIDGKTINVEFAKGSKRDMASNEGSRINAASVASTAIAAAQWAISQASQGGEGAWATPEEPAVDYSYYQQDEGYSGSQGTEPSLYAHGYLKGTKGPGITGTKGDPAGAGPEASLEPGTDSVSLQAFSRTQPGTAPGIYQQSAEVGGSQGATANSQSYTIMSPAVLKSELQSPTHPSSALPPATSPTAQDSYNQYPVPDVSTYQYDETSGYYYDPQTGLYYDPNSQYYYNAQSQQYLYWDGERRTYVPALEQSGDGHKETGAPSKEGKEKKEKHKTKTAQQIAKDMERWARSLNKQKENFKNSFQPISSLRDDERRESATADAGYAILEKKGALAERQHTSMDLPKLASDDRPSPPRGLVAAYSGESDSEEEQERGGPEREEKLTDWQKLACLLCRRQFPSKEALIRHQQLSGLHKQNLEIHRRAHLSENELEALEKNDMEQMKYRDRAAERREKYGIPEPPEPKRRKYGGMSAASVDFEQPTRDGLGSDNIGSRMLQAMGWKEGSGLGRKKQGIVTPIEAQTRVRGSGLGARGSSYGVTSTESYKETLHKTMVTRFNEAQ is encoded by the exons AGTCCCTGCAGGACACATCACCCAGGCTGGCAGATCATGGTGGCAGCAGCGGGAGTGGCTGGGAAGTGAAACGAAGCCAACGGCTGAGGAGGGGCCCCAGCAGCCCTCGCAGGCCCTATCAGGATATGGAGTATGAAAGACG AGGTGGTCGTGGAGACAGGACCGGCCGCTATGGAGCCACCGACCGTACACAAGACGATGGTGGGGAGAACCGCAGCAGGGACCATGACTACCGAGACATGGACTATCGCTCATATCCCCGCGAGTATGGTAGCCAGGAGGGCAAGCACGACTACGATGACTCATCTGAGGAACAGAGTGCAGAG ATCCGTGGCCAGCTGCAGTCCCATGGCATCCAAGCAAGGGAGGTCCGGCTGATGCGGAACAAATCATCAG GTCAGAGCCGGGGCTTCGCCTTCGTCGAGTTTAGTCACTTGCAGGACGCTACACGATGGATGGAAACCAATCAG CACTCCCTCAACATCCTGGGCCAGAAGGTATCCATGCACTACAGCGACCCCAAGCCCAAGATCAATGAGGACTGGCTGTGTAATAAG TGTGGTGTCCAGAACTTCAAACGCCGTGAGAAGTGCTTCAAATGTGGTGTGCCCAAGTCAG AGGCGGAGCAGAAGCTGCCCCTGGGCGCAAGGCTGGATCAGACGCTGCCCTTGGGTGGGCGGGAGCTAAGCCAGGGCCTGCTCCCTCTGCCACAGCCCTACCAGGCCCAGGGAGTGCTGGCCTCCCAAGCCCTGTCACAGGGCTCAGAGCCAAGCTCGGAGAATGCCAACGACA CCATCATTTTGCGTAACCTGAACCCACACAGCACCATGGACTCCATCCTGGGGGCCCTGGCACCCTATGCGGTGTTGTCCTCTTCCAATGTACGTGTCATCAAGGACAAGCAGACCCAGCTGAACCGTGGCTTCGCCTTCATCCAGCTCTCCACCATC GAGGCAGCACAACTGCTGCAGATCCTGCAGGCCCTGCACCCACCGCTCACCATCGATGGCAAGACCATCAACGTTGAGTTTGCCAAGGGTTCTAAGAG GGACATGGCCTCCAATGAAGGCAGTCGCATCAATGCTGCCTCTGTGGCCAGCACTGCCATTGCTGCGGCCCAGTGGGCCATCTCACAG gcctcccagggtggggagggtgccTGGGCCACCCCCGAGGAGCCAGCGGTCGACTACAGCTACTACCAACAGGATGAGGGCTATAGCGGCAGCCAGGGCACAGAGCCCTCCCTCTATGCTCATGGCTACCTCAAGGGCACCAAGGGCCCCGGCATCACTGGAACCAAAGGGGACCCAGCTGGAGCAG GTCCTGAGGCCTCCCTGGAACCTGGCACAGATTCTGTGTCGCTGCAGGCTTTCTCCCGCACCCAGCCTGGTACAGCCCCTGGCATCTACCAGCAGTCAGCCGAGGTGGGCGGCAGCCAGGGTGCTACTGCCAACAGCCAG TCATATACCATCATGTCCCCCGCTGTCCTCAAATCTGAGCTCCAGAGCCCCacccatcccagctctgccctgccaCCGGCCACCAGCCCTACTGCCCAGGATTCCTATAACCAGTACC CTGTTCCTGACGTTTCTACCTACCAGTATGATGAGACATCTGGCTACTACTATGACCCCCAGACTGGCCTCTACTATGACCCCAACTCCCAG TATTATTACAACGCTCAGAGCCAACAGTACCTGTACTGGGATGGGGAAAGGCGGACCTATGTCCCTGCCCTAGAGCAGTCGGGCGATGGGCATAAAGAGACGGGGGCACCCTCAAAGgagggcaaagagaaaaaggagaagcacAAGACCAAGACAGCCCAACAG ATTGCCAAGGACATGGAACGCTGGGCCCGCagcctcaacaagcaaaaagaaaacttcaaaaacagTTTCCAGCCCATCAGCTCCCTTAGAGATGATGAAAGGCGGGAGTCAGCCACCGCAGATGCTGGCTATGCCATCCTTGAGAAGAAG ggagCACTAGCTGAGAGACAGCACACCAGCATGGACCTCCCGAAACTGGCAAGCGATGACCGCCCA AGCCCACCGCGGGGACTGGTGGCAGcctacagtggggagagtgacaGTGAGGAGGAGCAGGAGCGGGGCGGGCCTGAGCGGGAGGAGAAGCTCACTGACTGGCAGAAGCTGGCCTGTCTGCTCTGCCGGCGCCAGTTCCCCAGCAAGGAGGCCCTAATCCGCCACCAACAGCTCTCTGGGCTCCACAAG CAAAACCTTGAGATTCACCGGAGAGCCCACCTGTCAGAAAATGAGCTGgaagcacttgagaagaatgacaTGGAG CAAATGAAGTACCGGGACCGTGCAGCTGAACGTAGAGAGAAGTATGGGATCCCTGAGCCACCAGAGCCCAAGAGGAGGAAGTACGGTGGCATGTCTGCAGCCTCCGT GGACTTTGAGCAGCCCACAAGGGATGGGCTTGGCAGTGACAACATTGGCAGTCGTATGCTCCAGGCAATGGGCTGGAAAGAGGGTAGTGGCCTGGGCCGCAAGAAGCAGGGCATTGTGACACCCATTGAG GCCCAGACACGAGTGCGGGGCTCTGGCTTGGGTGCCCGAGGCAGCTCCTACGGGGTCACCTCAACCGAGTCCTACAAGGAGACACTGCATAAGACAATGGTGACCCGCTTCAATGAGGCCCAGTGA